A region of the Pelecanus crispus isolate bPelCri1 chromosome 1, bPelCri1.pri, whole genome shotgun sequence genome:
TGAAGATTGTCACATTGATCCTTTATATGTGGAAAGTGCAGATATCTCTGAAAATTCCAGCAGAGGAAAACACTTGTGGACTAATACAGAGGAAAGGTAATTCAGACCATTATTATGCTGTTTTTATCAAATAACCATGAGTTTGGTTGAATTCTGAGTCCTGGTTGAAAGAGTCTGATATTCTCAATATGTATAGCTTTCTCAGCCAAGGATTCCATTTTGCTAGGTACTGTGGAGACCTGTAGTAAGAGAGGCTCTGGCTTGAAATTGTTTATGCTGTGAAAGATGTGATGTTGTGTATTGTCTGGAGAGGTGCGTGCAACCTGGGGTGATGGTAGTTTAGAAGCACGTTTTAGTATAGGCTTAGTATATAAGCAGTTGTAATTACTGCCCAATTTGATTTATTACAACCTCCTTATCCACTGTTGTGTAGTGAAAGTCGTTATGTCAAGGAGGAGTGTAAGGCTGTGACTTTTTAGTTTTTTACCAGGAGTTATGTTTGTTTAAACATCTGTATACGGTTAAGAAGTAATAATAGTGCTTGTGGCAGAAGCCTTCTCATGTATGGTAAAAGTTTTGTTTATGGAGTGGGTAGAATAAAAGTAGTGGTTGGCATTGTTTTAGAGCTCTGCCTTGTCTGCTGGGTCATCACAAGACAAGAAATACTTATTCCAGGCTGTGGTGAGTTgagcccagccagcaactaggcACCCGCCCAGTCACTTGCTCACTCTGTCCCCCAGAGCAGAATGGGAGCGGGTATCAGAGGAGCAAActtgagaaaacttgtgggttgagataaaagcagtttaataagtaaaggaaagaggggtgggggggaaaccCAAGAGGTGCAAAGGCTGTCATTCTCTACCTCCCACAAGCAGACTGATGCCTACCTAGTCTCTGAGCAACAGCTACTTTTGGAAGACCAAGACCCCAGTTTTTACTGAACATGATGTTAcgtggcatggaatatccctttggtcaatttgggTCGGCTGTACTGGCTATGTCCCCTCTCAGTGTCTTGCCCACCCCCCGCATACTCGCTGTGGTGTGGCGAGCAGCAtgaaaaaccaaagaaagatTTGATGCTGTGCAGGCACTGTTCAGTAATAGCTAAAACATTGGTATGTTGTCAACACTGTTGTAGTcgcaaatccaaaacacagcaccatatggaCTGCAGGAAGAAAGCTTGATCCATCCCCCCAGACCCAGTGCAAGGCTGTGAAAAAGAAGGAGTATCAAAGGGGGAGATATGGAGTACAGTCTCAGTAGCATTACTGAGTGAGAAGGTGATACTGTAGAAATTGGCAGTATGACTAAAATACGAATGGAAGTGGTGGTCTGGACAGAAGAAAGGGTCGTtgagaaaagcaatgaaagaagaaacagcaaagccTGCATACAGTATCCTTTAGATATGTATATTAACCATAGCAGGGATTTGATAAACCATTTCTCAAAAGATAAACAGCTAGTGTTATAATGCATTTCTCAGATTAAATTTGACACTTAATGACCAAAGTACCTCATAATTTGTCATCTTTTATGTAATTACACCTTAGGTCTTTAAATAGCAGTGGTGataaacacagagaaatgtaagacttgatttttttttttttttaattacactaGACCTATTAAAGCTGCGATTCAGGAGAAGAAACAGACATTTGAAGAATTCCTGGAAGAACAGATACAACTAGAAGAGCAGCGTCTggagcaaaaccagaagttacaggttatttatttattttttttaacttcattgtTTTTTATGTATTGCACCAAGATGTGatatgtgctttaaaaatacacaaggaagaTTCTAGCATCAAAAGTTAACACCGAATGAAAtagtcatgtttttaaaaataaaacaataagcCCCAAATATTTCACTTGTTTAAGATTTCTTTAGAAATCCAGTAGAAATGTACTGTATAAGTTCATATTCACATGTGGGGTATATTTGAAGGAATTTTCAAACTGTGTAAGGggctttttaacattttgtgttttacttttcCTCACCCCTTGTCAGGAGACAAATGGATCAGCCATTCAAAAACCAGTGATCAAACGACCGTTCCTGAAAAGAGGAGAAGGCTTAACAAGGTTCACTAATGCAAAGTCTAAAATTACAAAACTTGGAGAAAGCACCTCAAAACTTCAACAAAGGGATTCAGATGACAGAAATGTTATTAAAGTGGACAGATcacaaatacagaagaaaactaTGCCTCCTGGCAAAGAACCGGTTTCTGAGAACCCTTTTGCACCATGTAAAAAATATAACCACCCTGATAAAGCAAAACATTGCCCTATTCAGAAGAACCTGGTACTCAGGAAtcacaatggaaaaaatacctCACCATTAGAAACAAGAATGCAACCAGGAAAAAATCATGATGGACAGATGAGAGATTCTTTCCTATCGGAGATTAacaacaaaatagaaaataaagagaacatAGTAGAATTTGCAAACGCTAACACTGGCAAAATTGGAAACAAATTACCTGGCACAGAAAAGCCTCGGTTGTCTCATGAGCTGGCCAGTGCCTTTTCTAATTCTAAATGTCCTATAGGTCACCCTGTAAAGGATCCAGAACTGTCTTTTgaagtttcatttcagaataagctggaaaactgggaaaaagaaaaagaaaaagagaatctAGAATTAGatgaatttttgtttctagAACAAGCTGCAGATGAAATATCTTTCTCAAGTAATTCCTCATTTGTGCAAAGGATCTTAGATCAAGATCAGCAAACTTTAAAAGGCCGTAGAATGTCTTCTACCCCTATCAAGgcaaaacagcagcaagtaAAGGCGTTGGCTGTTGAActtacaaataagaaaaataaaaaggcagacTGTATGACACAGGGTAATATAAATGATAGAGCAGTTATGCATACAGTTTCAAATTCAGGAACAGCTGTTAGAATGAAGGATCCATTGAATAAAACGGACAGTGTAATATTTTCAGCTTCTTCCATGACAGCAGCTCCTGTTTTGAAAAGTAATCAATGGATTATAAATGAAGATGAGGGTGAGGGCAGTGGTGATACTACTACAGATTCCGAGAGTGAATTTGAGACCACATTAAAGCATGAAAATGAAGATGCTAAGACATCCTTTATGAGCCATAGAGAAAGTGATCCAGAATTTTTTGATTATGGAGGTTCTGTTACAGACatcagcaaaaaaagcaaaaatggagATGATGACCTTGGCTTGTCAGACAAAGATTGCAATGCACTGTCAAAGCAAAAGATTAGAAAAGCTTCAGACCATCTGAGAAGCATGTCTTGTATAAGTAGGAATAAGTTTGAGTTTGATGATGAAAGAACATGGAGCGATCTCGATGAAGATTATGTTAACACTGATTTACCTGAAAAATGTACTAAAATGCCTTTACAGACGGACTTTTCCAGTAAGAATGATAAAACTGTCCCAGATAAAGCAATAAAGAGAAAAGTTGCCTCAAAGAGGGGAGATGAAGTGTCCAAAGAGTCTGCAGTGGACAGTGGTTCAAATGGACCTCCTGTATCAAACCTGATGATGAAACTCTTTCCTTCACTGAAACCGAAACAGAAGGCAGGCTGTCATTCAGAGCATGAAATCAAATCAAATGTGGAACAGGAGCCGGGAGGTGAGAGAACAGCAACTGGTAGGAAATGTTGAAGAAGACATATATTACAAGTCTTTCCTTGTAACGCTTAAGCTGCATCGTGACATTACACCAAGGGGTGTAAGTACAGACTTCTGCTGCAGGGAATGGCCCTATTCTCACCTTtcatctcccctcccctcccagttGCATGTCTGATGTCGGATCTAACAATTATGCAGCTTCCAGTATGAGTACGATCAGTGAAAActtcctgcccccccaccccccccccccaaagctaGTTTTCTGTCAGACCAACTCATTGAACTAGCATGATCTGGAGCTGCTCGATCACTGTACCCAAATTAAAGAAAGTGTCAAACCCATGCTGAAAATGAAGTGGTACCTCCCTTTCCAGTGACAGTGTGCATTTACATCACAGTAGGGTTATGCTATGCATTGTTAGGTTAGCTTGTTCCCCTTATATAATTATGGAGGCGGCAGCCCTGGCCGTATTTTCCAACAGGAGTATAGTATTTAGAGAATGCACGTGGAATATGGGAAATACGgattcatttttctgctttacccAAGTTGATTATGACCATATGGTTATAGTCGGGGGAAGGACTGCCTCTAAAAGCTCATGTTGAAGCTGTTGCATTTATGTGAGATCATTGAAAATGTGGTTTTTCAGTGAAAGTATGATGGCATAGCCTAGCATATAAATCTCTTCTCTGTAAGGTCGTGAGATCTTGGTTTCAAACTCTGCTCCAGTGAATGTTTAGggttttgtttaggtttttatGAAAAGTTCATATGAAAGCTGCTCTTTCTGCTTACTGTTTTGTGGAGAATTGATTTTGTAGGGTTGTCTAAAGGTGCGTGCTAGATGTTGTTTGTCAGAAGAGGGGTAGGGTGTTTTTACTGAATCTCAGAGCATTTAAGGGTGAATGAGACGACTACCTACACTGCAACATCAGTATTTAGGCTCTTCTCTTGCATACCAAGAACTGGGCTATTAAAACCCTGGGAGTGTTAAGTAGTGACTGAACAGGAAACTGGGTTGgtgaaaaaccccacaaatccTATTGTTGGCCTCTGCAATAGATTTCACATTGGTGATGGGTGTGAGAAGGCTTTGTTGTGAATAAAACTTGGAAAAACTTAACACCCATAAACTTTCCTGTTCGATGCTTGGCCCTTATACCTTGATTTAATTTCTCTAGCTTGACGTGAAGCCCTTCACATTCCAATTCCTAATATATATTTAGTTGTACAAAGATGATATACTCAATATTTGAGCTACTTGAGTAAATAGTGCAGAgttctttaaaatgtcacttcTGTGTTATTTGAATAGTAGGAATCTTTtgcaatagaatcatagaatcatagaatcgtttaggttggaaaagacctttaagatcatccagtccaaccattaacctacactaccaagtccacactaaaccaattaagggtagactagaataaaccatgtcccaaagtgccacatctacccgtttttggaacgcttccagggatggggactccaccacctttctgggcagcctgttccaatgcttgaccaccctttccgtgaagaaatttctcctaatttccaacctaaacctcccctggcgcagcttgagcccatttcctctcgtcctaccactaactacatgggagaagagaccaacacccacctcactacaacctcctttcaggtggttgtagagagcaataaggtctcccctcagcctcctcttctccaggctaaacaaccccagttccctcagccgctcctcataaggcctgtgctccagacccttcaccagcttcgttgcccttctctgaacacgctccagcacctcaatgtctttcttgtagtgaggggcccaaaactggacacagtattccaggtgcggcctcaccagtgccgagtacagggggacaatcacctccctgctcctgctggccacactattcctgacacaggccaggatgctgttggccttcttggccacctgggcacactgctggctcatgttcagccggctgtctaccagcacccccaggtccttttcggccaggcagctttccagccactcttccccaagcctgtagcgctgcatggggttgttgtgcccgaagtgcaggacctgacacttggccttgttaaacctcatacagttcgcctcaGCCCATACATACTACTACTATCTCTAAAATAGtatcacttgattttttttttttttttttaactggtgtGTGATAATTGTTTACGTCAGTCTTATGTATGCTGCTTAGATAACTTGCATCTGGCTGTTCTTTGATAGGAAACACTGTTCCATCCCAGGTACTGAGAGAGAGACTCACTGAATTGGAAGCTGAAATAGAAAGATTCAGAGCTGAAAACACAACTCTAACTAAACTTCGTGAAGAAAGAGAGCATGCCTTGGCAAATATCAGGTAATTTTTAATCGAAACATTTTGGTGCATTCACTTACATAGTGTGTTCCAGACTATCATAATGTCCAGTTACCAACAGCACAGATAAATATTTGGTGTGTTTCAGTTACAGTGGAGACATAGGTCAAGAAACTGGTTGTTGCTATATGTATATGTTAAACTGTAATTATTACTCACACACAAATTATAGTATTAAGAACCCTTGCAAGTTTAATATGATATCCTTAAAGGCTATACTTGGGAGAATTTGCATACTTTTGTTCTGAGTGATAACACAGTCCCAAACTGGTCTTGCAAAACTGATCTTCATGCTAATATGATTGATGCTCTTCCTTTGGATTGAATATTTGTGTGTACAAACTGagaatatttgcatttgaacTGGGGTGTTTATAAGCAACATATAGAGCAGAGTAATTATCTCTGGTGACTTAAGTGTGGCACACCTATTCCTACCAAActcacttttgttttgtttggaaacagCATCATGTTGTTGGCTCATGTTTAATTATGGCAGATTCTTTTCCCCAGTGTTTTTGGCGGAATGGTGTTCTACTGCTTTGAAGAATGTTGGAAGATTTTAGCCAAAGCTTTATTTAAATTCAGGATAACTTTTGTGACTAGAAGatataaaaatagatattgTTGAACTTCAAACACTAGCTGTGTGATGATTCTTACTCCTTAAATAAGTAATATCATCTATAGGTAAGTCTTCCTGGGAGTAACGGATGTTGGATTGGAATCAATGACCACAAAATTCAGAGTCTTCATGTTCTTCCTTAAAATCCAGATTTGAAGTAGTTTTGGGCTAAAACAACAACTTTGTTTCATaattacaggaaagaaattGCAGACTTTCAACAGCAGAAAGCCCAAGAACTGGCTGAAAtagaagaatataaaaaaaaggaaatcaaaaaACTGCAAAAGGAGCGtaaagtttttgaaaaatataccaCAGAAGCTAGAGCAATTCCAGATAAAAAAGAACGTGATGAAATTCAggtataaaaatgtattattcttCTACTTCACACAGGAACACTTAAATTCATTTAAAGGCAGTCGAGAACTAAATTCTAACTAAATTGAAAGGTTGCAAGTGATTCTAAGATGGGAACTGTTAGTAGACATGGCCTAATTGAGGAAGGAACTACGGTCTTCACAATGTTGTTTGACGGTTTTAAGGCAAAAACCCCTGATGAGCAAATCTTTTTGTCACGTTTCCATACTAAAAACTGCTCATGACTATGGTAGAATGATCTTCGACTTTGATACAAAATTACTGTAGTTAATATTAAGTTGTAAGTTTTTATTCATGGTAGCGGATTGAAATGCAAACTAGAACTGTACTTGAGTTTTATTCTGTCTATAACTGTTGTACAGTAAATGTAGTTCTCTTTTACAATTTTCAAAGTTACATTTTGTTATTACTTACTTGTAGGTCTTTAGGTATCAGAGATGTAAGAAACAAGATCTGTTTATTCCTTCATTGTCAGGATGCGTGGTACATGAGATGTACAGACAAGTTGTATTAAACATCACACATGGATTTCCCTCCCCCTTGCCTACAAATTTTCCTTACATAACTTCAACAGATTGAAGTAATATTTGCTAAACTGGCTAGGCAGATTCACATGTGTTTTATGTGATTGTGTCCTCCCGATTTTCCTGtgccaagatttttttaaggGTCCTCTCAAGGGTAGCCTAAAGATTTCATGTTTCTGTCTCAAGTGTATTTGCACTGGCCTATCTGTGAAGTATAAAGGATGTTAAGAGGGCAAAAAGACACTTCCTGCAATTGAAGTTGAGTTTATAAAGTTTGTAGTCTAAAGTAAATAATATctctttcaggaagaaaacttCTACCTTTCACCCTCTGCCCCATTAATctgatcttatttttttttgtcccactcttgtgctttttttgtgtgcttgtaTTTCTATTAGAAcattaaaatcttttaatatgttaaaaaatgaaagctctttaatttataaacatgcatttttctaaGGCTTTAAAACAGCAGATTGCAGAGTTACAGGAAGATTTAAAACGGAAAGAGGCAAAATGGTCAACCACCCATCGACGCCTGAAAGATCAAATAGAAGCTTTAGTAAATGAGAATATGGAGCTAAAAGAGGAAGTCAAAATTATGGAGAGATTTCGTCTAGAAGCCTGGAAGAAAgtagaagctgctggaagcaagaggaaaatagaaaattctgGGATGACTCTAAAAAGAGCAGAATCTGTAAGTTATTAATCTTAGTGTTTTAAATTCATCTGTGTGAATACTCTTGAGTTTTGGATCATAAACTTGGATTCTAGTAGCTACAGTTAgatatttacttttaatttacTAATCCTGGGACTCCACTAGTGATGAGAGACACAGGATTTTGTTAATGTCACATTCTCTCCAAACAAGGATGTTCACAATGTGCAGCATCCATTCTGCTGAGGAACTCATCTTAGAAATTC
Encoded here:
- the CPAP gene encoding centrosomal P4.1-associated protein isoform X5, with product MLMLYQQINWKTIYKMPTVEDPSSEQNFIAHWMSDSSRAGVLLDPSFTGLKISKENLLSGPENITAFPAEELHLSDSCSVSDDSLCEEESGTSCTLQQHTTEASFPAAAYNIETSKTDFVHGEVDGQNKSSHSDPLLQKLEQLKELQQQKQEQLKKQQMEQLQRLMEEQQKLLSMVSGQTAVLGYTVMAESPKLRPGHSAGLTTLHQLPSSGYQNIFEDRAYAPIVSPHTQDSDFLQKLNNKECTSSLKNSLSGVSACEKQALGAPLKMLNSLKNEEDKYITGKSMWCPEQKMEILMESEDCHIDPLYVESADISENSSRGKHLWTNTEERPIKAAIQEKKQTFEEFLEEQIQLEEQRLEQNQKLQETNGSAIQKPVIKRPFLKRGEGLTRFTNAKSKITKLGESTSKLQQRDSDDRNVIKVDRSQIQKKTMPPGKEPVSENPFAPCKKYNHPDKAKHCPIQKNLVLRNHNGKNTSPLETRMQPGKNHDGQMRDSFLSEINNKIENKENIVEFANANTGKIGNKLPGTEKPRLSHELASAFSNSKCPIGHPVKDPELSFEVSFQNKLENWEKEKEKENLELDEFLFLEQAADEISFSSNSSFVQRILDQDQQTLKGRRMSSTPIKAKQQQVKALAVELTNKKNKKADCMTQGNINDRAVMHTVSNSGTAVRMKDPLNKTDSVIFSASSMTAAPVLKSNQWIINEDEGEGSGDTTTDSESEFETTLKHENEDAKTSFMSHRESDPEFFDYGGSVTDISKKSKNGDDDLGLSDKDCNALSKQKIRKASDHLRSMSCISRNKFEFDDERTWSDLDEDYVNTDLPEKCTKMPLQTDFSSKNDKTVPDKAIKRKVASKRGDEVSKESAVDSGSNGPPVSNLMMKLFPSLKPKQKAGCHSEHEIKSNVEQEPGGNTVPSQVLRERLTELEAEIERFRAENTTLTKLREEREHALANIRKEIADFQQQKAQELAEIEEYKKKEIKKLQKERKVFEKYTTEARAIPDKKERDEIQALKQQIAELQEDLKRKEAKWSTTHRRLKDQIEALVNENMELKEEVKIMERFRLEAWKKVEAAGSKRKIENSGMTLKRAESCLPNRGPKSQTASLLFPVQKCSKINGKGFSQAKGKLSRTPASAPANDRSNSETTAALEDSSRTFMVDTSPNEAHVSLASGPAYTDSEEIQRETAYPDGKVEKVLKNGCHLIFFPNGTWKKVGSDGKTVTITFFNGDVKQVMPDQTVIYYYADAKTTHTTYADGLEVLHFSNGQIEMEAKL
- the CPAP gene encoding centrosomal P4.1-associated protein isoform X1; its protein translation is MLMLYQQINWKTIYKMPTVEDPSSEQNFIAHWMSDSSRAGVLLDPSFTGLKISKENLLSGPENITAFPAEELHLSDSCSVSDDSLCEEESGTSCTLQQHTTEASFPAAAYNIETSKTDFVHGEVDGQNKSSHSDPLLQKLEQLKELQQQKQEQLKKQQMEQLQRLMEEQQKLLSMVSGQTAVLGYTVMAESPKLRPGHSAGLTTLHQLPSSGYQNIFEDRAYAPIVSPHTQDSDFLQKLNNKECTSSLKNSLSGVSACEKQALGAPLKMLNSLKNEEDKYITGKSMWCPEQKMEILMESEDCHIDPLYVESADISENSSRGKHLWTNTEERPIKAAIQEKKQTFEEFLEEQIQLEEQRLEQNQKLQETNGSAIQKPVIKRPFLKRGEGLTRFTNAKSKITKLGESTSKLQQRDSDDRNVIKVDRSQIQKKTMPPGKEPVSENPFAPCKKYNHPDKAKHCPIQKNLVLRNHNGKNTSPLETRMQPGKNHDGQMRDSFLSEINNKIENKENIVEFANANTGKIGNKLPGTEKPRLSHELASAFSNSKCPIGHPVKDPELSFEVSFQNKLENWEKEKEKENLELDEFLFLEQAADEISFSSNSSFVQRILDQDQQTLKGRRMSSTPIKAKQQQVKALAVELTNKKNKKADCMTQGNINDRAVMHTVSNSGTAVRMKDPLNKTDSVIFSASSMTAAPVLKSNQWIINEDEGEGSGDTTTDSESEFETTLKHENEDAKTSFMSHRESDPEFFDYGGSVTDISKKSKNGDDDLGLSDKDCNALSKQKIRKASDHLRSMSCISRNKFEFDDERTWSDLDEDYVNTDLPEKCTKMPLQTDFSSKNDKTVPDKAIKRKVASKRGDEVSKESAVDSGSNGPPVSNLMMKLFPSLKPKQKAGCHSEHEIKSNVEQEPGGNTVPSQVLRERLTELEAEIERFRAENTTLTKLREEREHALANIRKEIADFQQQKAQELAEIEEYKKKEIKKLQKERKVFEKYTTEARAIPDKKERDEIQALKQQIAELQEDLKRKEAKWSTTHRRLKDQIEALVNENMELKEEVKIMERFRLEAWKKVEAAGSKRKIENSGMTLKRAESCLPNRGPKSQTASLLFPVQKCSKINGKGFSQAKGKLSRTPASAPANDRSNSETTAALEDSSRTFMVDTSPNEAHVSLASGPAYTDSEEIQRETAYPDGKVEKVLKNGCHLIFFPNGTWKKVGSDGKTVTITFFNGDVKQVMPDQTVIYYYADAKTTHTTYADGLEVLHFSNGQIEKHYPDGKKEITFPDQTIKNLFTDGQEESIFPDGTIVRIQRDGSKTIEFNNGQRELHTSQFKRREYPDGTVKTVYMNGQQETKYVSGRIRVKDKDGNIIMDTKL
- the CPAP gene encoding centrosomal P4.1-associated protein isoform X6 encodes the protein MLMLYQQINWKTIYKMPTVEDPSSEQNFIAHWMSDSSRAGVLLDPSFTGLKISKENLLSGPENITAFPAEELHLSDSCSVSDDSLCEEESGTSCTLQQHTTEASFPAAAYNIETSKTDFVHGEVDGQNKSSHSDPLLQKLEQLKELQQQKQEQLKKQQMEQLQRLMEEQQKLLSMVSGQTAVLGKSMWCPEQKMEILMESEDCHIDPLYVESADISENSSRGKHLWTNTEERPIKAAIQEKKQTFEEFLEEQIQLEEQRLEQNQKLQETNGSAIQKPVIKRPFLKRGEGLTRFTNAKSKITKLGESTSKLQQRDSDDRNVIKVDRSQIQKKTMPPGKEPVSENPFAPCKKYNHPDKAKHCPIQKNLVLRNHNGKNTSPLETRMQPGKNHDGQMRDSFLSEINNKIENKENIVEFANANTGKIGNKLPGTEKPRLSHELASAFSNSKCPIGHPVKDPELSFEVSFQNKLENWEKEKEKENLELDEFLFLEQAADEISFSSNSSFVQRILDQDQQTLKGRRMSSTPIKAKQQQVKALAVELTNKKNKKADCMTQGNINDRAVMHTVSNSGTAVRMKDPLNKTDSVIFSASSMTAAPVLKSNQWIINEDEGEGSGDTTTDSESEFETTLKHENEDAKTSFMSHRESDPEFFDYGGSVTDISKKSKNGDDDLGLSDKDCNALSKQKIRKASDHLRSMSCISRNKFEFDDERTWSDLDEDYVNTDLPEKCTKMPLQTDFSSKNDKTVPDKAIKRKVASKRGDEVSKESAVDSGSNGPPVSNLMMKLFPSLKPKQKAGCHSEHEIKSNVEQEPGGNTVPSQVLRERLTELEAEIERFRAENTTLTKLREEREHALANIRKEIADFQQQKAQELAEIEEYKKKEIKKLQKERKVFEKYTTEARAIPDKKERDEIQALKQQIAELQEDLKRKEAKWSTTHRRLKDQIEALVNENMELKEEVKIMERFRLEAWKKVEAAGSKRKIENSGMTLKRAESCLPNRGPKSQTASLLFPVQKCSKINGKGFSQAKGKLSRTPASAPANDRSNSETTAALEDSSRTFMVDTSPNEAHVSLASGPAYTDSEEIQRETAYPDGKVEKVLKNGCHLIFFPNGTWKKVGSDGKTVTITFFNGDVKQVMPDQTVIYYYADAKTTHTTYADGLEVLHFSNGQIEKHYPDGKKEITFPDQTIKNLFTDGQEESIFPDGTIVRIQRDGSKTIEFNNGQRELHTSQFKRREYPDGTVKTVYMNGQQETKYVSGRIRVKDKDGNIIMDTKL
- the CPAP gene encoding centrosomal P4.1-associated protein isoform X2, which produces MLMLYQQINWKTIYKMPTVEDPSSEQNFIAHWMSDSSRAGVLLDPSFTGLKISKENLLSGPENITAFPAEELHLSDSCSVSDDSLCEEESGTSCTLQQHTTEASFPAAAYNIETSKTDFVHGEVDGQNKSSHSDPLLQKLEQLKELQQQKQEQLKKQQMEQLQRLMEEQQKLLSMVSGQTAVLGYTVMAESPKLRPGHSAGLTTLHQLPSSGYQNIFEDRAYAPIVSPHTQDSDFLQKLNNKECTSSLKNSLSGVSACEKQALGAPLKMLNSLKNEEDKYITGKSMWCPEQKMEILMESEDCHIDPLYVESADISENSSRGKHLWTNTEERPIKAAIQEKKQTFEEFLEEQIQLEEQRLEQNQKLQETNGSAIQKPVIKRPFLKRGEGLTRFTNAKSKITKLGESTSKLQQRDSDDRNVIKVDRSQIQKKTMPPGKEPVSENPFAPCKKYNHPDKAKHCPIQKNLVLRNHNGKNTSPLETRMQPGKNHDGQMRDSFLSEINNKIENKENIVEFANANTGKIGNKLPGTEKPRLSHELASAFSNSKCPIGHPVKDPELSFEVSFQNKLENWEKEKEKENLELDEFLFLEQAADEISFSSNSSFVQRILDQDQQTLKGRRMSSTPIKAKQQQVKALAVELTNKKNKKADCMTQGNINDRAVMHTVSNSGTAVRMKDPLNKTDSVIFSASSMTAAPVLKSNQWIINEDEGEGSGDTTTDSESEFETTLKHENEDAKTSFMSHRESDPEFFDYGGSVTDISKKSKNGDDDLGLSDKDCNALSKQKIRKASDHLRSMSCISRNKFEFDDERTWSDLDEDYVNTDLPEKCTKMPLQTDFSSKNDKTVPDKAIKRKVASKRGDEVSKESAVDSGSNGPPVSNLMMKLFPSLKPKQKAGCHSEHEIKSNVEQEPGGNTVPSQVLRERLTELEAEIERFRAENTTLTKLREEREHALANIRKEIADFQQQKAQELAEIEEYKKKEIKKLQKERKVFEKYTTEARAIPDKKERDEIQALKQQIAELQEDLKRKEAKWSTTHRRLKDQIEALVNENMELKEEVKIMERFRLEAWKKVEAAGSKRKIENSGMTLKRAESCLPNRGPKSQTASLLFPVQKCSKINGKGFSQAKGKLSRTPASAPANDRSNSETTAALEDSSRTFMDTSPNEAHVSLASGPAYTDSEEIQRETAYPDGKVEKVLKNGCHLIFFPNGTWKKVGSDGKTVTITFFNGDVKQVMPDQTVIYYYADAKTTHTTYADGLEVLHFSNGQIEKHYPDGKKEITFPDQTIKNLFTDGQEESIFPDGTIVRIQRDGSKTIEFNNGQRELHTSQFKRREYPDGTVKTVYMNGQQETKYVSGRIRVKDKDGNIIMDTKL
- the CPAP gene encoding centrosomal P4.1-associated protein isoform X4 — encoded protein: MLMLYQQINWKTIYKMPTVEDPSSEQNFIAHWMSDSSRAGVLLDPSFTGLKISKENLLSGPENITAFPAEELHLSDSCSVSDDSLCEEESGTSCTLQQHTTEASFPAAAYNIETSKTDFVHGEVDGQNKSSHSDPLLQKLEQLKELQQQKQEQLKKQQMEQLQRLMEEQQKLLSMVSGQTAVLGYTVMAESPKLRPGHSAGLTTLHQLPSSGYQNIFEDRAYAPIVSPHTQDSDFLQKLNNKECTSSLKNSLSGVSACEKQALGAPLKMLNSLKNEEDKYITGKSMWCPEQKMEILMESEDCHIDPLYVESADISENSSRGKHLWTNTEERPIKAAIQEKKQTFEEFLEEQIQLEEQRLEQNQKLQETNGSAIQKPVIKRPFLKRGEGLTRFTNAKSKITKLGESTSKLQQRDSDDRNVIKVDRSQIQKKTMPPGKEPVSENPFAPCKKYNHPDKAKHCPIQKNLVLRNHNGKNTSPLETRMQPGKNHDGQMRDSFLSEINNKIENKENIVEFANANTGKIGNKLPGTEKPRLSHELASAFSNSKCPIGHPVKDPELSFEVSFQNKLENWEKEKEKENLELDEFLFLEQAADEISFSSNSSFVQRILDQDQQTLKGRRMSSTPIKAKQQQVKALAVELTNKKNKKADCMTQGNINDRAVMHTVSNSGTAVRMKDPLNKTDSVIFSASSMTAAPVLKSNQWIINEDEGEGSGDTTTDSESEFETTLKHENEDAKTSFMSHRESDPEFFDYGGSVTDISKKSKNGDDDLGLSDKDCNALSKQKIRKASDHLRSMSCISRNKFEFDDERTWSDLDEDYVNTDLPEKCTKMPLQTDFSSKNDKTVPDKAIKRKVASKRGDEVSKESAVDSGSNGPPVSNLMMKLFPSLKPKQKAGCHSEHEIKSNVEQEPGGNTVPSQVLRERLTELEAEIERFRAENTTLTKLREEREHALANIRKEIADFQQQKAQELAEIEEYKKKEIKKLQKERKVFEKYTTEARAIPDKKERDEIQALKQQIAELQEDLKRKEAKWSTTHRRLKDQIEALVNENMELKEEVKIMERFRLEAWKKVEAAGSKRKIENSGMTLKRAESCLPNRGPKSQTASLLFPVQKCSKINGKGFSQAKGKLSRTPASAPANDRSNSETTAALEDSSRTFMVDTSPNEAHVSLASGPAYTDSEEIQRETAYPDGKVEKVLKNGCHLIFFPNGTWKKVGSDGKTVTITFFNGDVKQVMPDQTVIYYYADAKTTHTTYADGLEVLHFSNGQIAWRRHKDCLCVFSRTLT